One genomic region from Streptomyces venezuelae encodes:
- a CDS encoding SpoIIE family protein phosphatase produces the protein MSEISETASGFVWQSSPPGSIYDYIRVASFSIGPDGLVEQWSRRAVDLFGVTAEEARGKDPVEAFMPADLRERGHRRVKEILDGKEWTGLVPFRMPGEEQPHGIAEMYVMPSETESGERAALCIVVDVRALRRIETDLAASQAIFGQSPFGFLLFGTDLTVKRANQRFATVFGGSADDHRGRTVHDYLARSEADRMTGALRRVLETGESVTDLQIVGAAPGARDRRHWSINLYRVHSGSGRPIGVAGLGIDVTRRHNAAREAASARRNLALLNEAGARIGNSLDLEATARELLDVAVPGFCDLASVDLYQGLLTGDEAPPGRWGSSHDVGYGAGSAELRRVAFASAVADTPLRTDEGHGAGGGCCGPVPIEVGAVHRYPFNSPCAGALRTGRIRTVPGTEGELAQSTLVVPMVAHDTVVGLVQFSRAKGSEPFGERDRALAVELAARAAVCIDNARLYRREHERALILQRSLLPPGDPEAAGLDIACRYLPGTTATEVGGDWFDVIELPGHRTALVIGDVMGRGLRAAVAMGELRTAVRTLAQLDLEPAEVLSHLDEIARGLGAPIGTQQSRTHKSRGPELSEVYLATCVYAVYDPVTRRCTFANAGHLPPVLVEPGEEALLLDVPPGMPLGVGGEPFEEVEVELPEGALLALYTDGLVESRDHPLDEGLSAFRRALTDPARPLEDVCDRVLNSLDTGHGEDDIALLMARIQGLPSEAVGDWSLPREPRSVGRARELARAQLKAWDLEPLVDTVELLVSELVTNALRYGEGEIRLRLLRDRTLVCEVWDAGLVQPRRRRARDTDEGGRGLQLVGLLSSSWGSRRTPRGKTVWFELALPDGDDAGEPTVEQLLSMF, from the coding sequence GTGAGCGAGATATCCGAGACGGCGAGCGGCTTCGTGTGGCAGAGCAGCCCGCCCGGCTCCATCTATGACTACATCCGGGTCGCATCCTTCTCGATCGGGCCCGACGGCCTCGTCGAGCAGTGGAGCAGGCGAGCCGTGGACCTCTTCGGTGTCACCGCCGAGGAGGCCAGGGGCAAGGACCCGGTCGAGGCCTTCATGCCCGCCGACCTGCGCGAGCGCGGGCACCGACGGGTCAAGGAGATCCTCGACGGCAAGGAATGGACGGGCCTCGTCCCCTTCCGGATGCCCGGCGAGGAGCAACCCCACGGCATCGCCGAGATGTACGTCATGCCGAGCGAGACCGAGTCCGGTGAACGGGCCGCGCTGTGCATCGTCGTCGACGTGCGCGCACTCCGCCGCATCGAGACCGACCTCGCGGCCTCCCAGGCGATTTTCGGCCAATCCCCCTTCGGCTTCCTCCTCTTCGGCACCGACCTCACCGTGAAGCGGGCCAACCAGCGCTTCGCCACCGTCTTCGGCGGCTCGGCCGACGACCACCGCGGCCGGACCGTCCACGACTACCTCGCCCGCTCCGAGGCCGACCGGATGACCGGCGCCCTCCGCCGGGTCCTGGAGACCGGGGAGTCCGTCACCGACCTCCAGATCGTCGGCGCCGCCCCCGGCGCCCGGGACCGCCGGCACTGGTCCATCAACCTCTACCGCGTCCACAGCGGCTCCGGCCGGCCGATCGGCGTCGCCGGCCTCGGCATCGACGTCACCCGCCGCCACAACGCCGCCCGCGAGGCCGCCAGCGCCCGCCGCAACCTCGCCCTCCTCAACGAGGCCGGTGCCCGCATCGGCAACTCCCTCGACCTGGAGGCCACCGCCCGCGAACTCCTCGACGTCGCCGTTCCCGGCTTCTGCGACCTCGCCTCCGTCGACCTCTACCAGGGCCTGCTGACCGGCGACGAGGCACCGCCGGGCCGCTGGGGCAGCTCCCACGACGTCGGCTACGGGGCGGGCAGTGCCGAACTCCGCAGGGTCGCCTTCGCCAGCGCCGTCGCCGACACCCCCCTCAGAACCGACGAGGGGCACGGGGCCGGCGGCGGCTGTTGCGGACCCGTACCGATCGAGGTCGGGGCCGTCCACCGCTACCCCTTCAACTCGCCGTGCGCCGGTGCGCTGCGGACGGGACGGATCCGGACGGTGCCGGGCACCGAGGGCGAACTCGCCCAGTCCACCCTGGTCGTCCCGATGGTCGCCCACGACACCGTCGTCGGCCTCGTCCAGTTCTCCCGGGCGAAGGGCAGCGAGCCCTTCGGGGAGCGCGACCGGGCCCTCGCCGTCGAACTCGCGGCCCGCGCCGCCGTCTGCATCGACAACGCCCGCCTCTACCGCCGCGAACACGAGCGGGCCCTCATCCTCCAGCGCAGCCTGCTCCCGCCCGGCGACCCCGAGGCCGCGGGACTCGACATCGCCTGCCGCTACCTCCCCGGCACCACCGCCACCGAGGTCGGCGGCGACTGGTTCGACGTCATCGAACTGCCCGGCCACCGCACCGCCCTCGTCATCGGGGACGTCATGGGCCGCGGCCTGCGCGCCGCCGTCGCCATGGGCGAACTGCGCACCGCCGTCCGCACCCTCGCCCAGCTCGACCTGGAACCCGCCGAGGTCCTCTCCCACCTCGACGAGATCGCCCGCGGCCTCGGCGCCCCCATCGGCACCCAGCAGTCCCGCACGCACAAGTCCCGGGGCCCGGAACTCTCCGAGGTCTACCTCGCCACCTGCGTCTACGCGGTCTACGACCCGGTCACCCGACGCTGCACCTTCGCCAACGCCGGCCACCTCCCGCCCGTGCTCGTCGAACCAGGCGAGGAGGCCCTGCTGCTCGACGTACCTCCCGGGATGCCGCTCGGCGTCGGCGGCGAACCCTTCGAGGAGGTCGAGGTCGAACTCCCCGAGGGCGCCCTCCTCGCCCTCTACACCGACGGGCTCGTCGAATCCCGCGACCACCCCCTGGACGAGGGGCTCAGCGCCTTCCGACGCGCCCTCACCGACCCCGCCCGCCCCCTCGAAGACGTCTGCGACCGGGTCCTGAACAGCCTCGACACCGGACACGGCGAGGACGACATCGCCCTCCTCATGGCCAGGATCCAGGGCCTGCCCAGCGAGGCCGTGGGCGACTGGTCGCTGCCCAGGGAACCCCGCTCGGTCGGCCGGGCCCGCGAACTGGCCCGCGCCCAGCTGAAGGCCTGGGACCTCGAACCGCTCGTCGACACCGTCGAACTCCTCGTCAGCGAACTCGTCACCAACGCGCTCCGCTACGGCGAGGGAGAGATACGGCTGCGCCTGCTGCGCGACCGCACCCTCGTCTGCGAGGTCTGGGACGCGGGCCTGGTCCAGCCCCGGCGCCGACGGGCCCGGGACACCGACGAGGGCGGCCGCGGCCTCCAGCTCGTCGGGCTGCTCAGCTCCTCCTGGGGGTCGCGCCGCACCCCGCGCGGCAAGACCGTCTGGTTCGAACTGGCCCTGCCCGACGGCGACGACGCGGGGGAACCCACGGTGGAACAGCTCCTCAGCATGTTCTGA
- a CDS encoding ATP-binding protein translates to MIDTDGDCAEWTFPAEANAVRTARHAVRETLRAWELDAALGDVTVLLVSELVTNSLRYASGPIGVRLVRPRLDGAEPAPHSALLVEVSDPLPDPPTERPAGPEDEGGRGLGLVACSARRWGTRKGRTGKTVWFELALPGE, encoded by the coding sequence GTGATCGACACCGACGGCGACTGTGCCGAGTGGACCTTCCCGGCAGAGGCCAATGCCGTGCGCACCGCCCGCCACGCGGTGCGCGAGACCCTGCGGGCCTGGGAGCTCGACGCGGCCCTCGGCGATGTGACCGTCCTGCTGGTCAGCGAGCTGGTGACCAACTCCCTGCGGTACGCCTCCGGACCGATCGGCGTCCGCCTGGTCCGCCCCCGCCTCGACGGCGCCGAGCCCGCCCCGCACTCCGCGCTGCTCGTGGAGGTTTCGGATCCACTTCCGGATCCCCCGACGGAGCGGCCCGCCGGACCGGAGGACGAGGGGGGCCGCGGACTCGGTCTGGTGGCCTGTTCCGCACGGCGCTGGGGGACCCGTAAAGGAAGGACGGGCAAAACCGTATGGTTCGAGCTGGCTCTCCCTGGTGAGTAA
- a CDS encoding (deoxy)nucleoside triphosphate pyrophosphohydrolase produces the protein MTERSTDPTAPQEHHRGTDPGVVVVVAGAVYDRGRLLAARRSAPAELAGRWELPGGKLEPGESPEEALVRELREELGVEAEPGERIPGEWPLKPGYVLRVWTARLLSGVPRPLEDHDELRWLSRHELDSVDWLDQDRPAVAEAALRLPEAPADGARD, from the coding sequence ATGACGGAACGCAGCACCGACCCCACCGCGCCCCAGGAGCACCACCGCGGCACCGACCCCGGTGTCGTGGTCGTCGTCGCGGGGGCCGTGTACGACCGGGGGCGCCTGCTCGCCGCGCGCCGTAGCGCCCCCGCCGAGCTCGCCGGCCGCTGGGAACTCCCCGGCGGCAAGCTCGAACCGGGCGAAAGTCCTGAAGAGGCCCTGGTCAGGGAGTTGCGCGAGGAGCTCGGTGTCGAGGCCGAACCGGGCGAGCGCATCCCCGGCGAGTGGCCGCTGAAGCCCGGATACGTCCTGCGGGTGTGGACCGCCCGCCTGCTTTCCGGTGTGCCCCGCCCGCTGGAGGACCACGACGAACTGCGCTGGCTCTCCCGGCACGAGCTGGACTCGGTCGACTGGCTCGACCAGGACCGCCCGGCCGTCGCCGAGGCCGCGCTGCGGCTCCCGGAGGCTCCCGCCGACGGGGCGCGCGACTGA